One Bradyrhizobium sp. CCGB12 genomic window carries:
- a CDS encoding HdeD family acid-resistance protein — translation MTTYDHSAPMGATGLPQPSRWVCVLLGLFMVFAGLMVLGDVAFFTVVSALFIGWMAIATGAFEIFHAFWTKGWGGFLWQVVLGILYIAFGIILVSQPLTGALLLTYVLGLALLISGVVRMLIGFGRWQQGGGIMVASGLFGVLAGLVILTGFPMTGIWVLGLLLGIDLLSHGIGWLTFAWLPAARPA, via the coding sequence ATGACGACTTACGATCACAGCGCGCCGATGGGCGCAACCGGCCTGCCGCAACCATCCCGCTGGGTCTGCGTCCTGCTGGGTCTCTTCATGGTGTTCGCGGGACTCATGGTGCTGGGCGACGTCGCGTTCTTCACCGTGGTCAGCGCGCTCTTCATCGGTTGGATGGCCATCGCCACCGGCGCCTTCGAGATATTCCACGCGTTCTGGACCAAGGGCTGGGGCGGCTTCCTCTGGCAGGTGGTGCTCGGCATTCTCTACATCGCCTTCGGCATCATCCTCGTTAGCCAGCCACTGACCGGCGCGCTGCTGCTCACCTATGTGCTCGGCCTTGCGCTGCTCATCTCCGGCGTTGTGCGCATGCTGATTGGCTTCGGCCGGTGGCAGCAGGGCGGCGGGATCATGGTCGCATCTGGCCTGTTCGGGGTTTTGGCAGGGCTCGTCATCCTCACGGGCTTTCCGATGACGGGGATCTGGGTCCTTGGACTGCTGCTCGGCATCGACCTTCTGTCCCACGGCATCGGGTGGCTGACCTTCGCCTGGCTGCCCGCGGCCAGACCCGCGTAG
- a CDS encoding amidohydrolase family protein — MSGLKTRAGLAVMLAVLLCSALPAPAQQDSAVLFRNVRIFDGKNGTLSAASNVLVRDRKIEKISTADIAAASQVIDGGGRVLMPGLIDAHWHTMLVRPTPMAALAGDVGYNNLLAAAEATATLMRGFTTVRDMGGPSFGLKQAIDEDLVVGPRIYPSGAIITVTSGHGDFRQLSDLPRTIGGMLSRMERIGGSMVADSPDEVRVRAREQLMQGASQVKLTAGGGVASPFSPLDVSTFTEPELRAAVEAADNWGTYVATHAYTPVAIQRSIAAGVRCIEHGHLMDEASAKLIAEKGIWLSTQPFLDLSAAAGLGPAEQDKLRQVVAGTDRVYALAKKYRIKTAFGTDVLFSKALADKQGSMLAALTRWYTPAEALTMATSTNAELLGLSGPRNPYPGRLGVVEEGALADLLLVDGNPLDNIALIENPAKNFVVIMKGGKIYKNGFAR, encoded by the coding sequence ATGTCGGGATTGAAGACGCGAGCCGGACTCGCGGTGATGCTTGCGGTGCTTCTCTGTAGCGCGCTGCCTGCGCCGGCCCAGCAGGACTCCGCCGTCCTGTTCCGCAACGTCAGGATATTCGACGGGAAGAACGGCACGCTCTCGGCCGCGTCCAATGTCCTCGTCAGGGACAGGAAGATCGAGAAGATCTCGACCGCGGATATCGCGGCCGCCAGTCAGGTGATCGACGGCGGCGGCCGCGTGCTGATGCCGGGGCTGATCGACGCGCATTGGCATACGATGCTGGTGCGTCCGACGCCGATGGCTGCGCTTGCGGGCGATGTCGGTTACAACAATCTGCTTGCGGCGGCTGAGGCCACCGCGACGCTGATGCGCGGCTTCACCACCGTGCGCGACATGGGCGGGCCGAGTTTCGGCCTCAAGCAGGCCATCGACGAGGACCTTGTCGTCGGTCCCCGCATCTATCCGTCCGGCGCCATCATCACCGTCACCAGCGGTCACGGCGACTTCCGGCAGCTCTCCGATCTGCCGCGCACCATCGGCGGCATGCTCAGCCGCATGGAGCGGATCGGCGGCAGCATGGTCGCCGACAGCCCCGACGAGGTCCGCGTGCGCGCGCGCGAGCAGCTCATGCAGGGCGCATCGCAGGTCAAGCTCACCGCGGGCGGCGGCGTCGCGTCGCCCTTCAGTCCGCTCGATGTTTCCACCTTCACCGAGCCGGAGCTGCGCGCGGCGGTCGAGGCCGCCGACAATTGGGGCACCTATGTCGCCACGCACGCTTACACGCCGGTCGCGATCCAGCGCTCGATCGCAGCCGGCGTCAGATGCATCGAGCACGGTCATCTCATGGACGAGGCAAGCGCGAAGCTGATCGCCGAGAAGGGAATCTGGCTCAGCACGCAGCCGTTCCTGGATCTGTCCGCCGCGGCTGGGTTGGGACCAGCGGAGCAGGATAAGCTGCGGCAGGTGGTTGCCGGCACCGACCGTGTCTATGCGCTGGCGAAAAAGTACCGCATCAAGACCGCGTTCGGCACCGACGTGCTGTTCTCGAAGGCGCTGGCGGACAAGCAGGGCTCGATGCTGGCCGCGTTGACGCGCTGGTACACGCCGGCCGAAGCACTGACCATGGCAACGTCGACGAACGCCGAACTGCTGGGCCTCTCCGGTCCGCGCAATCCCTATCCCGGCAGGCTCGGCGTGGTCGAGGAGGGCGCGCTCGCAGATCTCCTCCTGGTCGACGGCAATCCGCTCGACAATATTGCCCTGATCGAAAATCCCGCGAAGAATTTCGTGGTGATCATGAAGGGCGGCAAAATCTACAAGAACGGTTTTGCGCGCTGA
- a CDS encoding CYTH and CHAD domain-containing protein, with amino-acid sequence MLKSDSIPAGKTPGAPDGNLVPKANRRPQVVDGFLRQREYVAAEPAIVEGAVIDQTPSQDATPAPEPAQSTVAARPAGEIELKLIVDADRMAHFNAAPVIAAHARNKGSRKHLKSVYYDTPERALRRDGLSLRVRQIGARFVQTVKTDAADDPLRRGEWEASVPSLAPDLALAMPFIPEKLRSDLEAQPLEAVFTADIHRHARIVDLPSGTVEVAFDHGELTAGGRSTPVSEIELELKSGSASSIYEIALRLAEHGVVKPSIRTKSARGFDLAAGAPPSARRPRKLRLDASVSLDEALATILRSCFLHLLQSLPAAEDGRNPEGVHQLRVSLRRLRSALDLMRSVGALSNLDALRSETKWLAQDLSAARDWDVFGLETLPTIAKACPSVAGFDALGRAAAKRQSNAYRKAHHALADRRCAVFLIGLGNWIETRGWRSDVAAEDLGRLAEPAVNFAQRVLSEQYAKVLKRGRRFKSLSAEELHRVRLATKRLRYLSEFLLPLYEDRKSTRRFSRRLAGLQEELGAFNDMAVTASLLDGLAAEPDSAVAAAAIAGWQARASIGIQPSLQGTWRDFTAARVPWVSA; translated from the coding sequence ATGCTAAAGTCAGACTCGATACCGGCCGGCAAGACTCCGGGCGCGCCGGATGGGAATCTTGTCCCGAAGGCCAACAGGAGACCGCAAGTCGTCGACGGCTTCTTGAGGCAGCGCGAGTACGTCGCCGCGGAACCTGCGATCGTCGAGGGCGCTGTGATCGATCAGACGCCATCGCAGGATGCGACGCCTGCGCCGGAGCCAGCTCAGTCGACCGTCGCCGCGCGGCCCGCCGGCGAAATCGAGCTCAAGCTCATCGTCGATGCCGATCGCATGGCGCATTTCAACGCCGCGCCTGTCATCGCGGCGCACGCGCGCAACAAGGGCTCGCGAAAGCATCTCAAGTCCGTCTACTACGACACGCCTGAACGCGCACTTCGGCGCGACGGCCTGAGCCTGCGCGTGCGCCAGATCGGCGCGCGCTTCGTACAGACCGTGAAGACCGATGCCGCGGATGATCCGCTGCGTCGTGGCGAGTGGGAGGCGAGCGTCCCCTCGCTCGCGCCCGATCTTGCTTTGGCGATGCCCTTCATTCCCGAGAAGCTTCGCAGCGATCTCGAAGCGCAGCCGCTCGAAGCGGTCTTCACCGCCGACATCCATCGCCACGCGCGGATCGTCGACCTGCCGTCGGGAACGGTGGAGGTCGCCTTCGACCACGGCGAGCTGACGGCCGGCGGCCGGTCGACGCCGGTTAGCGAGATCGAGCTGGAGCTCAAGAGCGGCAGCGCGAGCTCGATTTACGAGATCGCGTTGCGGTTGGCGGAGCACGGGGTGGTGAAACCGTCCATCCGTACCAAGTCGGCCCGCGGCTTCGATCTTGCCGCCGGCGCGCCGCCGTCGGCCCGACGCCCGCGAAAACTTCGCCTCGATGCGTCGGTCTCGCTCGATGAAGCCCTTGCGACGATCCTGCGATCCTGCTTCCTGCACCTGCTTCAGTCGCTGCCGGCCGCCGAAGATGGCCGCAATCCGGAAGGCGTGCATCAGCTGCGTGTGTCGCTGCGCCGGCTCCGCTCGGCGCTCGATCTGATGCGATCGGTCGGCGCACTCAGCAATCTCGACGCGCTGCGCTCGGAAACCAAATGGCTGGCGCAGGACCTGTCTGCCGCGCGCGACTGGGATGTCTTCGGGCTCGAGACCCTGCCGACGATCGCGAAGGCCTGTCCTTCCGTCGCCGGCTTCGATGCGCTCGGTCGGGCTGCGGCCAAGCGCCAGTCGAACGCGTATCGCAAGGCGCATCATGCGCTCGCCGATCGCCGCTGCGCCGTATTCCTGATCGGCCTTGGCAACTGGATCGAGACGCGGGGCTGGCGCAGCGATGTCGCTGCCGAAGACCTCGGCCGGCTCGCCGAACCGGCCGTCAATTTCGCGCAGCGGGTTCTGTCGGAGCAATATGCGAAGGTGCTCAAGCGCGGTCGCCGCTTCAAGTCGCTTTCGGCGGAAGAGCTGCACCGGGTGCGGCTCGCGACCAAACGGCTGCGCTATCTCAGCGAGTTCCTGCTGCCGCTGTATGAGGATCGCAAGTCCACAAGACGCTTCTCGCGCCGGCTTGCCGGTTTGCAGGAGGAGCTCGGCGCCTTCAACGACATGGCGGTCACGGCATCGCTGCTCGACGGGCTCGCTGCCGAGCCAGATAGCGCCGTCGCCGCCGCGGCCATCGCCGGCTGGCAGGCACGCGCCTCGATCGGCATCCAGCCGTCATTGCAAGGCACGTGGCGCGATTTCACCGCCGCGCGCGTGCCGTGGGTGTCAGCCTAG
- a CDS encoding transglutaminase-like cysteine peptidase, with translation MLDFRGQGKGLALAAMLFGIGAAAQAGESRLLYASLGDTTRAPIGWVEFCADNTAQCQGGPTQARDIVMSQAAWRDLVKVNRWVNETVKPLTDQEHWGVIEKWSLPTDGYGDCEDYVLLKRKMLIDAGWPREALLITVVRDKKGEGHAVLTVKTDKGEFVLDNQNESVVAWTETGYRFVKRQSQNDPNVWVSLGDTKPAVSTASARD, from the coding sequence ATGTTGGACTTCAGGGGACAGGGGAAAGGGCTGGCGCTGGCCGCCATGCTCTTCGGGATCGGCGCAGCAGCGCAGGCCGGCGAAAGCCGACTGCTCTATGCGAGCCTCGGCGATACCACGCGTGCGCCGATCGGCTGGGTCGAGTTCTGTGCGGACAATACCGCTCAGTGCCAAGGCGGGCCGACGCAGGCACGCGACATCGTGATGTCGCAGGCTGCATGGCGCGACCTCGTCAAGGTCAATCGCTGGGTCAACGAGACCGTGAAGCCTTTGACCGACCAGGAGCACTGGGGCGTGATCGAGAAGTGGTCGCTGCCGACGGACGGTTACGGCGACTGTGAAGACTACGTGCTGTTGAAGCGCAAGATGCTGATCGATGCCGGATGGCCGCGCGAGGCCCTGCTCATCACCGTCGTGCGCGACAAGAAGGGCGAAGGCCACGCGGTGCTGACGGTGAAAACCGACAAGGGCGAGTTCGTTCTCGACAATCAGAACGAGAGCGTCGTTGCCTGGACGGAGACCGGATACCGCTTCGTCAAGCGCCAGTCGCAGAACGATCCCAACGTCTGGGTCTCGCTCGGCGATACCAAGCCGGCGGTCTCCACCGCCAGCGCGAGAGATTGA
- a CDS encoding PilZ domain-containing protein, with the protein MALANKKFLPAAEERRRFQRVKVHLLGRYMLPDRREFPCQVINMSPGGLALLAPGIGNVGDRVVAYLDHIGRVEGKITRIIDNGFAMTIGATPRKRDKLAAQLTWLANRDILNLPEDRRHDRIVPRNPIAVLTLEDGTKMTCRIIDLSLSGAAIAAENRPPLKSTVFLGRVQGRVVRNLEDGFALEFMHEQPIETLEESVTAR; encoded by the coding sequence ATGGCGTTGGCGAACAAAAAATTTCTTCCGGCCGCCGAGGAGCGTCGGCGTTTCCAGCGGGTAAAAGTGCACCTGCTCGGCCGTTACATGCTGCCCGACCGCCGCGAATTCCCCTGCCAGGTGATCAACATGTCGCCGGGCGGGCTGGCACTGCTGGCCCCCGGCATCGGCAATGTCGGCGACCGCGTCGTCGCCTATCTCGACCATATCGGCCGGGTCGAGGGCAAGATCACGCGCATCATCGACAATGGCTTCGCCATGACGATCGGGGCGACGCCGAGGAAGCGCGACAAGCTCGCCGCACAGCTCACCTGGCTCGCCAACCGCGACATCCTCAATTTGCCGGAGGACCGCCGCCACGACCGTATCGTGCCGCGCAACCCGATCGCGGTGCTGACGCTCGAGGACGGCACCAAGATGACCTGCCGCATCATCGACCTCTCGCTGTCGGGCGCCGCCATCGCAGCGGAGAACCGCCCGCCGCTGAAATCGACGGTTTTCCTCGGTCGGGTCCAGGGCCGCGTGGTCCGAAACCTCGAAGACGGCTTCGCGCTGGAGTTCATGCACGAGCAGCCGATCGAGACACTCGAAGAGAGCGTTACCGCGCGGTAA
- a CDS encoding CynX/NimT family MFS transporter: MRNRWGILAILFLVRLTIAFQFQSVAAVAPLLQQTFDVGLSDIGMLIGLYFTPGVVLALPGGAIGRAFGDKPIAIAALLLMTAGSLVMATTDLWGWQMAGRLASGAGGVLLTVQITKMCTDWFAGKEIATAMAIFVNSWPTGIAISLLVLPAIGTAYGAGAVFLAAGALTAIGIVLIMFYQPPPDATATATSSSQLDPLALLAAIVAGMIWGLFNVGFAMIFSFGPSLLAERGWSIAAAGSAISLVLWLSVVSVPVGGLFADRTGRPLTLAVAASLLVALLVAWLPRSDAVITILVLIGLASGIPAGPIMSLPARVLAPQTRAIGMGVFYTLFYAAMMLGPVVAGRLAKSADTAAVALDLGALTVLACPPLMWLFERIVSVRVRRARS; this comes from the coding sequence ATGCGCAATCGCTGGGGTATTCTCGCGATCCTGTTTCTCGTCCGGCTCACCATCGCGTTTCAGTTCCAGAGCGTGGCCGCCGTCGCGCCGCTGCTGCAACAGACGTTTGACGTCGGCCTTTCCGATATTGGCATGCTGATTGGGCTCTACTTCACGCCGGGTGTCGTGCTCGCGCTGCCGGGCGGCGCGATCGGGCGGGCTTTCGGCGACAAGCCGATTGCGATCGCCGCACTGCTGCTGATGACGGCGGGCAGCCTCGTCATGGCCACCACCGATCTCTGGGGCTGGCAGATGGCGGGCCGGCTCGCCTCTGGCGCCGGCGGTGTGCTGCTGACAGTGCAGATTACCAAGATGTGCACCGACTGGTTCGCCGGCAAGGAGATCGCAACCGCGATGGCGATCTTCGTCAACTCCTGGCCGACGGGCATTGCGATCTCGCTCCTGGTGCTGCCGGCGATCGGCACCGCCTATGGCGCGGGCGCCGTATTCCTCGCCGCCGGCGCACTGACGGCGATCGGCATCGTGCTGATCATGTTCTACCAGCCGCCGCCGGACGCGACAGCCACCGCAACCAGCTCCTCGCAGCTCGATCCCCTGGCGCTGCTGGCGGCGATCGTCGCGGGCATGATCTGGGGCCTCTTTAATGTTGGCTTCGCCATGATCTTCTCGTTCGGGCCGTCCCTTCTGGCCGAACGCGGCTGGAGCATTGCCGCGGCGGGCTCCGCCATCAGCCTCGTGCTGTGGCTCTCGGTGGTCTCGGTGCCGGTCGGCGGATTGTTTGCCGACCGGACCGGGCGGCCGCTGACGCTTGCGGTCGCGGCGAGCCTTTTGGTCGCGCTGCTGGTGGCCTGGCTGCCCCGATCAGACGCGGTGATCACGATCCTCGTTCTGATCGGCCTGGCCAGCGGCATTCCGGCCGGCCCAATCATGAGCCTGCCGGCTCGCGTGCTGGCGCCGCAGACAAGGGCGATCGGCATGGGCGTGTTCTACACACTCTTCTATGCCGCGATGATGCTGGGCCCGGTGGTGGCCGGCCGGCTTGCCAAATCGGCCGATACCGCCGCGGTCGCGCTCGATCTCGGCGCGCTGACGGTGCTGGCCTGCCCGCCCTTGATGTGGCTTTTCGAGCGCATTGTGTCTGTCCGTGTCCGGCGCGCCCGATCCTAA
- a CDS encoding bifunctional 2-polyprenyl-6-hydroxyphenol methylase/3-demethylubiquinol 3-O-methyltransferase UbiG, producing MASPDPTLERFYVEIARERGGRVLDLACGSGRLTIPLARAGLDVLGGDLSSAMLDRARYHAGRHAVEPGFVHLDMRDFDLGGRTFDTVIVAMNSVLHLHSLDDFKGFFESVGRHLSPTGRLVFDAFLPNIAMLNVDPDRRELIGTVVHDGLGAITVEETARYDPLTQVRHVEWYWSSETEKDFWQVPLRMRSIFPQEMPLLIASGGLRLIERFGDFDRSPMTGGSMRQICVCGP from the coding sequence ATGGCTTCGCCGGACCCGACGCTCGAACGCTTTTACGTGGAGATCGCGCGCGAACGTGGCGGACGCGTGCTTGATCTAGCCTGCGGAAGCGGCCGCCTGACCATTCCGCTGGCGCGGGCGGGCCTTGACGTCCTTGGAGGCGATCTGTCTTCCGCGATGCTGGATCGCGCGCGGTATCACGCCGGACGGCACGCGGTCGAGCCCGGCTTCGTCCATTTGGACATGCGCGATTTCGATCTCGGCGGGCGGACCTTCGACACCGTCATCGTCGCCATGAACTCGGTCCTGCACCTGCATAGCCTCGACGACTTCAAAGGTTTCTTCGAATCGGTCGGCAGGCATCTGTCGCCGACCGGCCGGCTGGTGTTCGACGCGTTCTTGCCCAATATCGCCATGCTCAACGTAGACCCCGACAGACGCGAACTGATCGGCACGGTGGTCCACGACGGGCTTGGCGCGATCACCGTGGAGGAGACCGCAAGATACGATCCGCTCACCCAGGTCAGGCACGTGGAATGGTATTGGTCGAGCGAGACCGAGAAGGACTTTTGGCAGGTGCCGTTGCGGATGCGCAGCATCTTCCCGCAAGAGATGCCACTGCTGATAGCTTCGGGGGGCTTGCGCCTCATCGAACGCTTTGGGGATTTCGATCGCAGCCCGATGACTGGGGGAAGCATGCGGCAGATATGCGTGTGCGGTCCCTAG
- a CDS encoding GNAT family N-acetyltransferase: MLRDYRDDDAEAIVRVALAAFAEFKQHYSDWPLFTSHVAKMPELAKTGEMIVAEDDGRIVGAVAYVGPQAPKAAFFEPAWPVIRMLVVDPAARGKGIGRQLTEECLRRADATRHASSHSTRRRS, encoded by the coding sequence ATGCTGCGTGACTATCGGGACGACGATGCCGAAGCCATCGTCCGCGTCGCGCTGGCCGCGTTCGCGGAGTTCAAGCAGCATTATTCCGACTGGCCCTTGTTTACGAGCCATGTCGCGAAGATGCCGGAGCTGGCCAAGACCGGCGAGATGATCGTCGCCGAGGATGACGGCCGGATCGTCGGCGCCGTAGCCTATGTCGGTCCGCAAGCGCCGAAGGCGGCGTTCTTTGAGCCGGCCTGGCCGGTCATCCGCATGCTGGTGGTCGATCCGGCCGCGCGCGGGAAAGGCATCGGGCGGCAGTTGACGGAAGAATGTTTGCGCCGCGCCGACGCGACCAGGCACGCGTCATCGCACTCCACACGACGCCGATCATGA
- a CDS encoding zinc-binding dehydrogenase codes for MDQIRVCTHAGPGSEPVIRTVPWPKVGRKAVLIKVGACGVCGTDLHILKGHWPKPLPWPFTLGHELGGVIVECGDEFTEDFMSKPLSVGSKVMIPPLMPCGRCYYCIHYPQTANKCLTPVYYGRYLGFDKAPHMWGGWAEYVYVDLEMLPGTKIYKLPDDMSLRLGALSEPLTSCIRAFNRATRAGGFSWGDTVVIQGSGPIGILAVAAAKEMGAGRVICVGAPEEPRLKLAREFGAEATVNIEEIKSPQERIDRVRKIVGGFGADLVMDCSGHPTAGPEGIEMLRDGGTYVEMGQFTDAGSIETSWHRICTKDLNVLGSWGFTGNDLPLGVDMLYRTRDKYPWLKMQTIYPFTEEGVAQAVRDAMAMKTVKSTIVPWPELVE; via the coding sequence ATGGACCAGATCCGCGTCTGCACTCACGCAGGGCCGGGCTCGGAGCCCGTCATCCGCACCGTGCCGTGGCCGAAGGTCGGCCGCAAGGCCGTGCTGATCAAGGTCGGCGCCTGCGGGGTTTGCGGCACCGACCTGCACATTCTGAAGGGCCATTGGCCGAAGCCGCTGCCCTGGCCGTTTACGCTCGGGCACGAGCTCGGCGGCGTCATCGTCGAATGTGGCGATGAGTTCACCGAAGACTTTATGAGCAAGCCGCTGTCCGTCGGCTCGAAGGTGATGATCCCGCCGCTGATGCCCTGCGGACGCTGCTATTACTGCATCCACTATCCGCAGACCGCGAACAAATGCCTGACGCCGGTCTATTACGGCCGCTATCTCGGCTTCGACAAGGCGCCTCACATGTGGGGCGGCTGGGCCGAATACGTCTATGTCGACCTCGAGATGCTGCCGGGCACCAAGATCTACAAACTGCCCGACGACATGTCGCTGCGCCTGGGTGCGCTGTCGGAGCCGCTGACCTCCTGCATCCGCGCGTTCAACCGCGCCACGCGGGCAGGCGGTTTTTCTTGGGGCGACACGGTGGTGATCCAGGGCTCAGGCCCGATCGGCATTCTCGCGGTCGCGGCCGCCAAGGAGATGGGAGCAGGGCGCGTCATCTGTGTCGGCGCGCCGGAGGAGCCGCGGCTCAAGCTCGCGCGCGAGTTCGGCGCGGAGGCAACTGTCAACATCGAGGAGATCAAATCGCCGCAGGAACGCATCGATCGCGTGCGGAAAATCGTCGGCGGCTTCGGCGCCGATCTCGTGATGGATTGCTCGGGGCATCCGACCGCCGGCCCTGAAGGCATCGAGATGCTGCGCGACGGCGGCACCTATGTCGAGATGGGCCAGTTCACCGACGCCGGCTCGATCGAGACCTCCTGGCACCGGATCTGCACCAAGGACCTGAACGTGCTGGGATCCTGGGGCTTCACTGGCAACGATCTGCCGCTCGGCGTCGACATGCTCTACCGGACCCGCGACAAGTATCCCTGGCTGAAGATGCAGACGATCTATCCGTTCACGGAAGAGGGCGTCGCGCAGGCGGTGAGGGATGCGATGGCGATGAAGACGGTGAAGTCGACCATCGTGCCGTGGCCGGAGCTGGTGGAGTAG
- a CDS encoding DUF5680 domain-containing protein has translation MSSVLHDLAAFLVEAKRRTYAGLDDDASVATPLLAGSKQLEHHAAPYTYRDIYFGMGFFVGQETISRDDRAIWSMSYSGGARAEITDRDTFLEIYKFLREALLGVSVDEPYRGPRLFEQAGMIYRNEVEGALDRFHGIEMIARHDGTPLYELRYSGGLLR, from the coding sequence ATGTCCTCCGTCCTTCACGATCTCGCGGCTTTCCTGGTCGAAGCCAAGCGGCGCACCTATGCGGGACTGGACGACGACGCCAGCGTGGCCACGCCGCTGCTTGCCGGCTCGAAACAGCTCGAGCATCATGCGGCGCCTTATACCTATCGCGACATCTATTTCGGAATGGGATTTTTCGTTGGACAGGAGACCATATCGCGCGATGATCGCGCCATCTGGTCGATGAGCTACAGCGGCGGCGCCCGTGCGGAGATCACCGACCGGGACACGTTTCTCGAGATCTACAAATTCCTGCGCGAGGCGTTGCTGGGCGTATCAGTCGATGAGCCGTATCGCGGACCGCGCCTGTTCGAGCAGGCCGGCATGATTTATCGTAATGAGGTGGAAGGTGCGCTGGACCGCTTCCATGGCATCGAGATGATCGCGCGGCATGACGGCACACCGCTGTACGAGCTGCGCTATAGTGGTGGGCTGCTGCGATAG
- a CDS encoding VOC family protein, with protein sequence MSDGMTNEQTSDPSRRSPFRAIRAIDYTVVFVRDMAAMRLFYQDVLAFPLLRELSPNWIEYGLGSNTLALAIPSRTAADAPTPAGSASLQLAFKVSVAEVDACADELVRQGVALLSPPTNQQFGHRTLFFRDPDGNLLEVYAEI encoded by the coding sequence ATGAGCGATGGAATGACAAACGAACAGACATCCGACCCAAGCCGCCGCTCCCCCTTCCGCGCCATTCGTGCGATCGACTACACTGTTGTCTTCGTGCGCGACATGGCCGCGATGCGCCTCTTTTACCAGGACGTTCTCGCCTTTCCGCTGCTGCGCGAGCTCTCGCCGAACTGGATCGAGTATGGCCTCGGCAGCAACACGCTTGCCCTGGCGATACCGAGCCGGACCGCGGCAGACGCGCCGACGCCCGCGGGCAGCGCCTCGCTGCAACTGGCCTTCAAGGTGTCCGTAGCCGAGGTCGATGCGTGCGCCGACGAGCTGGTACGCCAGGGTGTGGCGCTGCTGTCGCCGCCGACGAACCAGCAGTTTGGCCATCGCACGCTGTTCTTCCGCGACCCCGACGGCAATCTGCTGGAGGTCTACGCGGAGATTTGA
- a CDS encoding cupin domain-containing protein codes for MTDGISLADKLATFSDFWSPRTITSFNDCDVMVVKVKGEFTWHKHDDTDDFFLVLKGSLDIELRDRTVTLDPGELYVVPKGVEHRPVAREEVHLLLIEPTGTPNTGDKATAAARKLV; via the coding sequence ATGACCGACGGAATATCGCTTGCCGACAAGCTCGCGACCTTTAGCGATTTCTGGTCGCCACGCACGATCACGTCCTTCAACGATTGCGACGTGATGGTGGTGAAGGTGAAGGGAGAGTTCACCTGGCACAAGCACGACGATACCGATGATTTCTTTCTCGTCCTGAAAGGCAGTCTGGACATTGAGTTGCGCGATCGCACCGTGACGCTCGATCCGGGCGAACTCTATGTCGTGCCCAAGGGCGTTGAACATCGCCCGGTGGCCCGCGAGGAGGTTCATCTTCTGCTGATTGAGCCGACCGGTACCCCGAACACCGGCGACAAGGCGACCGCGGCGGCGCGCAAGCTCGTATAG